Proteins found in one Microbacterium sp. LWS13-1.2 genomic segment:
- a CDS encoding energy-coupling factor transporter ATPase encodes MPVSSAVPLLRVRELGITHEGETTPAPSAVSFEIAPGEVVLLLGPSGSGKSTLTLALNGLLPQAVPADVTGSIEVDGLDTRTTPVAELSTRVGMVFQDPDAQLVTGTVFDEVAFGPENLRMPVADVLARAEDALRRVGLWERRSENPDRLSGGGRQRLAIACALAMGSPLLVLDEPTANLDPAGIEEVYAALAELVAAGDRAILLVEHNLDAAAGFVDRVVVLDHDGRLAADGTVDEVLRGRAEDLHDMGVWLPVSTLAALRLRRAGFALDPLPLTPDELRAALEAEDASAGSRSLSERGTSETQRAEPPSRVGPERFDSQALSTTGSEAPLITVRNLTLRRGRSEVLHDIDLDLPRGAFVAVVGANGAGKTSLIQALAGVVAPPKGTVHVDGLDIGRADARTLSTRIGFVFQNPEHQFIAHTVFDEIAHGLRRQHLPDDEVRRLTLELLERFGLAAKADSHPFLLSGGQKRRLSVGTALVAGAPVLVLDEPTFGQDRARADELLSLLSELNAEGTTIVVVTHDMQLVTDYADRTVVLADGRVLAQGATAEIFADDALIARAGLRPPPLRRALRGVQRHPELSHITRLADLTGAAGVRSEFRKDGTNAADTAPPGPIHPEYGTAQTRAISGGSGT; translated from the coding sequence ATGCCCGTGTCCTCTGCCGTGCCGCTGCTGCGCGTGCGCGAGCTCGGCATCACCCACGAGGGCGAGACCACGCCTGCCCCGTCCGCCGTCTCATTCGAGATCGCCCCGGGCGAGGTGGTGCTGCTTCTCGGCCCCAGCGGATCCGGCAAGTCGACGCTGACCCTCGCGCTCAACGGTCTGCTGCCGCAGGCGGTGCCCGCCGACGTCACCGGGTCGATCGAGGTCGACGGACTCGACACCAGGACGACACCCGTCGCGGAGCTCAGCACGCGGGTCGGCATGGTCTTCCAGGACCCCGACGCGCAGCTGGTGACCGGCACGGTCTTCGACGAGGTGGCCTTCGGCCCCGAGAATCTGCGGATGCCGGTCGCCGACGTCCTCGCCCGCGCCGAAGACGCGCTGCGCCGCGTGGGCCTCTGGGAGCGCCGGTCGGAGAACCCCGACCGGCTGTCGGGCGGGGGGCGCCAGCGCCTCGCGATCGCGTGCGCCCTCGCGATGGGGTCGCCGCTCCTCGTGCTGGACGAGCCGACGGCGAACCTCGACCCGGCGGGGATCGAGGAGGTCTACGCAGCGCTGGCCGAGCTGGTCGCGGCGGGCGATCGCGCCATCCTGCTGGTGGAGCACAACCTCGACGCGGCGGCCGGCTTCGTCGATCGGGTCGTCGTGCTCGACCACGACGGTCGCCTGGCGGCCGACGGCACCGTCGACGAGGTGCTGCGCGGGCGGGCAGAAGACCTGCACGACATGGGCGTGTGGCTGCCGGTGTCGACACTCGCCGCGTTGCGGCTGCGCCGCGCAGGCTTCGCCCTCGACCCGCTCCCGCTGACCCCCGACGAGCTGCGCGCCGCGCTGGAGGCGGAGGATGCGTCGGCGGGATCGCGGTCGTTGAGCGAGCGAGGAACGAGCGAGACGCAACGCGCCGAGCCCCCGTCGCGCGTCGGTCCGGAGCGTTTCGACTCGCAAGCTCTCTCAACGACCGGTTCCGAGGCTCCCCTCATCACGGTTCGCAACCTCACGCTCCGCCGCGGCCGGAGCGAGGTGCTGCACGACATCGACCTCGATCTGCCGCGTGGCGCGTTCGTCGCGGTGGTCGGAGCCAACGGCGCGGGCAAGACGAGCCTCATCCAGGCACTCGCCGGCGTGGTCGCCCCGCCCAAGGGCACGGTGCACGTCGACGGACTCGACATCGGCCGCGCCGACGCGCGCACGCTGAGCACGCGCATCGGATTCGTGTTCCAGAACCCCGAGCACCAGTTCATCGCGCACACCGTCTTCGACGAGATCGCCCATGGCCTGCGCCGTCAGCACCTTCCCGACGACGAGGTGCGCAGGCTCACCCTCGAGCTGCTCGAGCGGTTCGGGCTCGCCGCCAAGGCCGACAGCCACCCGTTCCTGCTGTCGGGCGGGCAGAAGCGGAGACTCTCGGTCGGCACCGCGCTCGTGGCGGGCGCACCGGTGCTCGTGCTCGACGAGCCGACGTTCGGCCAGGATCGCGCCCGTGCGGACGAGCTGCTGTCGCTGCTGTCGGAGCTCAACGCCGAGGGCACCACGATCGTGGTGGTGACGCACGACATGCAGCTCGTGACGGACTACGCCGACCGCACCGTCGTGCTCGCCGACGGCCGCGTGCTGGCGCAGGGGGCGACCGCCGAGATCTTCGCGGACGATGCCCTCATCGCGCGCGCGGGGCTGCGCCCGCCGCCGCTGCGCCGCGCGCTGCGGGGCGTGCAGCGGCATCCCGAGCTGTCGCACATCACCCGCCTCGCCGACCTCACCGGCGCCGCGGGCGTGCGTTCCGAATTCAGGAAGGATGGGACGAACGCTGCCG
- a CDS encoding ECF transporter S component has protein sequence MADRTRISTSVLLTCAAIGVATGVLQAGAGAISGFVSAGAPILYGLVLGVHVLPGVVAQELLRRPWVALITHLVAALVASAVVPLWIGRYIGTALLIGGLQEIIAATSRYKRWEPWRFFLSAVIVGAVIAVAIWFAADVSRFPLWGQLVYVALFIVGPVAWTAVGLAIGNALRRAGVARRSRR, from the coding sequence GTGGCTGACCGAACCCGGATTTCGACGAGCGTTCTGCTCACCTGTGCGGCGATCGGCGTCGCGACCGGTGTCCTCCAGGCAGGTGCGGGCGCGATCAGCGGCTTCGTCTCGGCGGGCGCGCCGATCCTCTACGGACTGGTTCTCGGGGTCCACGTGCTGCCCGGCGTCGTCGCGCAGGAGCTGCTGCGACGCCCGTGGGTCGCTCTCATCACGCACCTCGTCGCGGCGCTCGTCGCCAGCGCCGTCGTGCCGCTGTGGATCGGCCGCTACATCGGCACCGCCCTCCTGATCGGCGGACTGCAGGAGATCATCGCGGCGACGTCCCGGTACAAGCGATGGGAGCCCTGGCGCTTCTTCCTCTCGGCGGTGATCGTCGGCGCCGTGATCGCCGTCGCGATCTGGTTCGCCGCCGATGTGTCGCGCTTTCCGCTGTGGGGTCAGCTCGTGTACGTCGCGCTGTTCATCGTCGGCCCGGTGGCATGGACGGCCGTGGGCCTCGCGATCGGCAACGCGCTCCGCCGCGCCGGTGTCGCCCGTCGCAGCCGCCGCTGA
- a CDS encoding S8 family serine peptidase has product MGRSSVRAAAVVTLAALFTGTATASFGAVPEEVTTPIPIDAPSGRYIVMLKDAPLATYQGGQAGIQRTKPDKGMQLDAHSANSQKYVAHLKKEQQDVAAEAGVTPATTYQVTLNGFTADLDGAQVAKLQGDKNVLGVYPDEIRHPDAIPSTEFIGLGSGDAGTGGVWDAVGGVGEAGKGVVVGVVDTGIAPENPSFAGDSLTGQPRTDSPYINGDNVVFRKSDGNEYRARRVAAEDQGWTKQLYSTKLIGAQFFADGAAATGFDFSYDFLSPRDGDGHGSHTASTAAGNFGVEASVEGIGFGDTSGVAPAAKVASYKACYVGPDDLVTTDDICALSDLLAAIDTAVADGVDVINYSIGGGSATTVLQPEDISFFNAAAAGVFVAVSAGNSGPGAATADHASPWYTTVAASTIPTYEGTVQLPNGFQAAGASITVPFGESLTGPVVYSADVAKAGAAPNEAALCFLGTLDPAKVAGKTVVCDRGTNARVEKSQEVAAAGGTAMILVNVTPGSLDNDFHSVPTVHLDAQYRTALLDYVRKTAGATTTLVGDNVTGKETPTPQVAGFSSRGPMLADGADVIKPDVSAPGVAILAATHNGPGEAPTFGFKSGTSMSSPHVAGLGALYLGERPVATPSEIKSALMTTAYNTVMADGTESTDPFAQGAGHVDPTKYFSPGLLYLNGAEDWAGYLEGALGEDLFDGIEATDPSDLNLASIGIGTFPGPQTVTRSVTSTQAGTFTASASVPGMNVTVEPSTLTFGAAGETKSFTVSFTKADAPVEKWTSGFLTWTSGATEVRSPIAVFPVTAAAPESVEGEGAEGSLDIEITPGLTGDLPLRVAGLAAEDVLIDGTEATGAEDDGYSYELVQVAAGTELARFALDSSDDAGSDLDLTVYRVVSPTDLRYYENWQSASASADEAVQLVAPTAGYYLIEAHVYSHTQPFTWQATSALVTPGGLGSLTAAPNPLPVTEATPTEYQLSWSGLESGSYLGVVRYGDSQVRTVVSVDVP; this is encoded by the coding sequence ATGGGTCGATCCTCCGTCAGAGCAGCAGCGGTCGTCACACTCGCCGCCCTGTTCACGGGCACAGCCACCGCAAGTTTCGGCGCCGTACCCGAGGAGGTGACAACACCCATACCGATCGATGCCCCCTCCGGCCGCTACATCGTCATGCTGAAGGACGCTCCGCTGGCCACGTACCAGGGCGGCCAGGCCGGCATCCAGCGCACCAAGCCTGACAAGGGCATGCAGCTCGACGCGCACTCCGCCAACTCGCAGAAGTACGTCGCGCACCTGAAGAAGGAGCAGCAGGACGTCGCAGCCGAGGCGGGCGTGACCCCCGCCACCACCTACCAGGTGACGCTCAACGGCTTCACCGCCGACCTCGACGGTGCGCAGGTCGCAAAGCTGCAGGGCGACAAGAACGTGCTGGGCGTGTACCCCGACGAGATCCGTCACCCCGACGCGATCCCGTCCACCGAGTTCATCGGCCTCGGGTCCGGCGACGCCGGCACCGGCGGAGTGTGGGATGCCGTCGGAGGCGTCGGCGAGGCCGGCAAGGGCGTCGTCGTCGGCGTCGTCGACACCGGCATCGCACCGGAGAACCCCTCGTTCGCGGGCGACAGTCTCACGGGACAGCCCCGAACGGATTCGCCCTACATCAACGGCGACAACGTCGTCTTCAGGAAGTCCGACGGCAACGAGTACCGCGCCCGTCGCGTCGCCGCCGAGGACCAGGGTTGGACGAAGCAGCTGTACAGCACCAAGCTCATCGGCGCGCAGTTCTTCGCCGACGGCGCTGCGGCCACCGGCTTCGACTTCAGCTACGACTTCCTGTCGCCGCGTGACGGCGACGGCCACGGGTCGCACACGGCCAGCACGGCCGCCGGCAATTTCGGCGTCGAGGCCTCGGTCGAGGGGATCGGCTTCGGCGACACCTCGGGCGTCGCACCGGCCGCCAAGGTGGCGTCGTACAAGGCCTGCTACGTCGGCCCGGATGACCTCGTCACCACCGACGACATCTGCGCCCTGAGCGACCTTCTCGCGGCGATCGACACCGCAGTGGCGGACGGCGTCGACGTCATCAACTACTCGATCGGCGGCGGCTCGGCCACGACCGTGCTCCAGCCCGAGGACATCTCGTTCTTCAACGCTGCGGCCGCCGGCGTGTTCGTCGCGGTGAGCGCGGGCAACAGCGGCCCCGGCGCCGCGACGGCTGACCACGCCTCGCCCTGGTACACCACGGTCGCGGCATCCACGATCCCGACGTACGAGGGCACTGTCCAGCTGCCGAACGGCTTCCAGGCCGCGGGAGCGTCGATCACGGTGCCGTTCGGCGAGAGCCTGACAGGTCCGGTCGTGTACTCGGCGGACGTCGCCAAGGCGGGCGCTGCTCCGAACGAGGCGGCGCTGTGCTTCCTCGGCACGCTCGACCCGGCCAAGGTCGCCGGGAAGACCGTGGTCTGCGACCGCGGCACGAACGCTCGCGTCGAGAAGTCGCAGGAGGTCGCCGCCGCCGGCGGCACCGCGATGATCCTCGTGAACGTCACGCCGGGTTCGCTCGACAACGACTTCCACTCTGTTCCGACCGTGCACCTCGACGCGCAGTACCGCACGGCGCTGCTCGACTACGTGCGCAAGACGGCGGGCGCGACGACGACACTCGTGGGTGACAACGTCACCGGCAAGGAGACCCCGACGCCCCAGGTCGCAGGCTTCTCGAGCCGTGGCCCGATGCTTGCCGACGGTGCAGACGTCATCAAGCCCGATGTGTCGGCCCCGGGCGTCGCGATCCTGGCGGCGACCCACAACGGCCCCGGCGAGGCGCCCACGTTCGGCTTCAAGTCGGGCACGTCGATGTCGTCGCCGCACGTCGCCGGCCTCGGCGCGCTCTACCTCGGTGAGCGCCCCGTCGCTACGCCGTCCGAGATCAAGTCAGCGCTCATGACGACCGCGTACAACACGGTCATGGCCGACGGCACCGAGAGCACCGACCCGTTCGCGCAGGGTGCCGGCCACGTCGACCCGACGAAGTACTTCAGCCCGGGTCTGCTGTACCTCAACGGTGCGGAAGATTGGGCAGGCTACCTCGAGGGTGCGCTCGGCGAGGACCTGTTCGACGGCATCGAGGCGACGGATCCCAGCGACCTTAACCTCGCGTCGATCGGCATCGGCACGTTCCCGGGGCCGCAGACGGTGACCCGCTCGGTCACCTCGACGCAGGCCGGCACGTTCACCGCGTCGGCGTCGGTGCCCGGCATGAACGTCACGGTCGAGCCGAGCACGCTCACCTTCGGCGCCGCCGGCGAGACGAAGTCGTTCACGGTGTCGTTCACCAAGGCGGACGCCCCGGTCGAGAAGTGGACCAGCGGCTTCCTCACCTGGACATCGGGGGCCACCGAGGTGCGCTCGCCCATCGCGGTGTTCCCGGTCACGGCCGCCGCTCCCGAATCGGTCGAGGGCGAGGGTGCCGAGGGCAGCCTCGACATCGAGATCACGCCCGGCCTGACAGGCGACCTGCCGCTGCGCGTGGCGGGCCTCGCCGCCGAGGACGTGCTCATCGACGGCACCGAGGCGACCGGCGCTGAGGACGATGGCTACTCGTACGAACTGGTCCAGGTGGCCGCCGGAACCGAGCTGGCGCGCTTCGCGCTCGACTCGTCCGACGACGCCGGCTCCGACCTCGACCTCACGGTCTACCGCGTGGTGAGCCCGACCGACCTGCGCTACTACGAGAACTGGCAGTCGGCTTCGGCCTCGGCAGACGAGGCCGTGCAGCTGGTCGCGCCGACCGCGGGCTACTACCTCATCGAGGCGCACGTGTACTCGCACACGCAGCCGTTCACCTGGCAGGCCACGTCGGCTCTCGTCACGCCGGGCGGACTCGGATCGCTCACTGCGGCCCCGAACCCGCTGCCCGTGACCGAGGCCACGCCGACGGAGTACCAGTTGTCGTG